The genomic window aaCATCTGTCAATGCCGTTAAATGGATGTGGAACGGGATGCAGTTATTTAATGTATGTTCACAAAATTATATAGATTTTGACATTCAATTTTAATGCAAATCTGATATATATTATGATTGTCAAAAGTAGGGAAGACAGAAAATGAGTACTTTCCTGATTTCATCCTGTATGGCATTGCCCTTAAAGTGTGTAATGAGGATAAATATTTAGGCCATTACATAACCAATGATGTATCAGATGATAAGGACTTTTACAGTCAGTGTTGAAAGTTGTATGCACAAGCAAACATGTTGTAAATTAAGTATTCGTTCAGTGACTGATGACCACTCTATGTAAAGCTTTTTGTACTCCTCTGTATATACTGCCCACCTGTGGTGTTGCTACAGAAAAAGCAGCATGCAGAGACTCACAGTGGCTTATAATGACAGTATGAGGCAGCTGCTTAAAGCTGCAGGAAGCTGCAGTGCAAGCCAAAGGTTTGTTAATGTTGGTGTACCCACCTGCTCTGCTGTAATATGAAATCTTATTTTCCTGTGGATGTATGTGTAGGTTATCTGATTCTAtagtatttcagtatttatcCAACCCTGAACTGAGTTATTCAGTTCTTGTCTAGAATGCACAACCATTGGtgttaggcttttttttttatttgttcttttttttttttagatattgtatatttatttttcttctttgtattttattgtgctttGGACCACCCATGGGCTGTGTCTATAATGAATTCTCGATTGAATTGCAGCTCACACACAGACGTGCCAGTCTCTGAGCTTTTATTGCCACATTTTCACCTCACACATCACCATTTTTATCCCCTAAATGATAAGCCAGACAGTCATATATTGTGGATGAAGATGAGGTCTGCCAGAAAGATACAGTCTGCTTtgaatactttatatttttatgtactTATTTATACAACAGTGACGCCTTTTCTGGATGCTGTAGGTGTTGGATGTATGATTATGACTCTATTCAGCTGTTTGGTATGAGGCATAATCCAAGGTCAACCTCACAGGTTGACTTGCAGACCCTGTGCTGTGAATTCACAATCCTTTTATAGTACAGACTGTTGCTGTTTTACTTCTTGTCAACAACAAATCCTGGTGACCTTGCACAGCACatacttttatgtttttactaGCTTTCACTGTGCTTGTAAGAACGCTGTTGTTCTTATTTAGGATATATTTAGCAGAAATGTTTACCATAATACATAACACTTTCAGAAATAACACTGGTGAGAAAACATACTATTATTAAATCCAGTCTCCTCTGCACATTACTAGTTGCCTGGTAACTTCCAACCCCTTTGTAAATCCTGATTTCACCACATGCTTCAGCATCTTATGACTGGAGATCAGCATCAACCACAAAGCATATCGCTGGTCATTCTGGCAACAAAGTCTCTCACTTTGATCAGTAATGGGTACTGATCCAAGTGAGAGACTTAGTTGCTGTGCTCTGCTAGGCAGGCCAGACTGCTTTCagaatgcatttttcattttaaaagctgtttttacagTAGCTGCCAAGAAAagaaattgtaataataatcagtaattTGAATCCTCTTGGGATAGTCACTGGttgacaaaaatacataaaaaaatatattttcatgccCAGCAGGTGATTTTGTTGATGCTTTCTCCAGAGTGATACcagtaaaaacatcttttagCAACACACTGAAGGAATGTACAGGGTTTGGAGATTTCAAATAATGGGAAACAGCTCAAGTAACACAAGAATGCAAACATTTATCAGGTATCTCTGAAAAGCTAAAATGTAACTCCCTAGATGCAACCTGCAGAGTGACAGTGCCACACCTGTAGGTTAAAAGTGTCTGATGAACCATTAGACTTTCTACCCTCTTTCTGTCTACAGGTTAAAAAGCTGAGAATCATATATTCATCATAAATAGTTTAAAGCGAAGCTGCAATGCTGCTTTGTTTGATGTCTGTATGTGATGTTGTGGCCGTGGCTTTAGGAAAATAAGTGAATGTATGTGGATATAGACtaagaaaacaatgaaatggatccattttttttgttttgttttttacatttgagtgaGTTATCATCTTATAAGTCGAAAAGTGTTTGATCCTTTTGTTCTTCTTAGCCTGACTCTGATGTCAAATAGGTCAGGTACAGGACGAAGAGAAGAACAGATgttataaacaaaacacattttcatttattttattgctggTACAAAGAAGGTCTGATGAAGGTGTTTTAGTACACCTTATGCAAAATTCCTAAGCAACTTACCAAAACTCGAAAACAGTTTAATAAACAGCATTTCTACTATCTGCCTCTTCCTGCAGGTCCAGAGAAATGCATACACCGTGCTTTTTGATGAGCGCTTCTCCATCCCTTTGGACTTGGCCAGTCTGGATGAGTGCAGCCTGCGATTTGCCGCTTTTGGTATCGATGCTGACGAGAGGAACATCAGTGCGGGGGTAGCAGATCTGAAGATGTCAGACCTTGACCTGACCATCAGACCATTCAATGCCTGGCTTTACCTTCAGGATGTCAATAAGGTGAATTTCAATAGGGAGTATGTAATATGCCACAGTTGGAAATGGTCCAATGCAATGTGAAAATAATTCTAAGCTATAAACAACTCATTTCCAGTTTCTACTAAACTACTAAGGTAAACAAAACTTTAGTGTATAAATGCAACATAGTGAACATTACAATGTGTTAAGAAAGCATTGTGGTCTCTGAGACCCTCTAGTGGACATTCAGCAAAACACCACCACTCGCATACTGTACGATAATAAGGATCAGAGTTGAGTGGCTAACTTGCAAACAGAAAATCctgaaatattgattataaatactcatatttgtaatgtaatccataatgataaaaaaaaagatatttaatacATGCATTATACTGTGTTCTCAAAAGTGTAATATGTTTAAATTGTATATGATGACATTACAATGCAGCTCCAGTTTAATGACTGTTATAATTCAGTACACAATGTATGATATATTGAACTGCAGGTAACCATAGCATTGATGCTGATGCTTTATGATACTCTCAATTGTCAAATTAACTACAGACAAATCAGAGTGTATTACAGTACAAAGAAGCAAACATGATAGTGgtattatcatcatcatgtcctcctcttcatcaaataaaaaaaatgacacaccTGGAGTTTGaatatttgcagtatttttgatTTTGTAAAATGCTCTCTGCCAGAGCATCACCCACTCTGGCACATGTCATGTTATATTTCATGTCATGACATACTCTGGTTTTACTCCGCAGTCTGTGGATGCAGTCGGGGAGATCCTCTTGTCTCTCAGCTACTTGCCTACAGCAGAGCGCCTTACAGTGGTTGTGGCCAAATGTAAGAACCTGGTGTGGACCAACAGCAAGAACACTGCAGGTCAGGGacacttgtttgtttgccttggcatgtttttatgttttatttttgaatgtgtgttaaaGTGAGCTGAGTTTGTGAGTGTCTGTATGTTTATCTCTGTATAAGCTATGTACTATCTGAATAGTAACTGATTCAGTAATAGCAGATGCTTAATGCCATCTCCCAGAGGATTAATTTATCTTCATCCAGAAAGGCAAATGGGACTTTAATGACTTGTTCATTACATTGAATATCCACACTAGCACTGTACAAACAAAGGTCACCTACTGACACACCATCAATGTCATTGTGTACATGACTGTGCTTCTAATTGATTACTCCTTACTGAGGAATTTATTGCATGCTGTACAAACTGAGTGTGTCCACATGTTTACCAGAGTTAGTTTTGTTTTAGAGCCCTGAAAGTGGATGTACACTAATGCTGTCCTAATCTACTTTTTCCATTCTCACCATCAGACCCCTTTGTCAAAGTGTATCTCCTGCAAGACGGCAAGAAGATCAGCAAGAAGAAGACGTCCACCAAAAGGGACGACATAAACCCAATATTCAATGAAGCCATGATCTTCTCTGTGCCGTCCCTCGTCCTGCAGGTAACACTTCAGAGTGGGACTGTGGCCCAAACCCTTCCTGAATGGGGAAATGTATTCATGCACTAGGGGAATTCAGattaagaaggaaaaaaaaagataagacaaAGTgcaagtataaaaataaaataataaacaagaaTTACCAACAGTACTAAAATTGATAAAGCAACACAAAAGAATACAATTGTATCAAAACAACTCATGAATAATGGTGTAGTTAAAGCAGACTGTATGGATTTCATGGTGACTACTTAGATTGTGTGCAGTGAACATTGCATACAgttatgtatttaatgtaattataCCAATAACcatgaatataataaaaatgatcattaacaGAGCTTTAAATTTCTATGCCTCTCTCCGTCATATCTCTCAGGTCCTTGCTTATTGTGattaatgtgaatgtgttttttatgtggcTATATACGAACTAATATACTTCCATTTTGGACAGGTCTCTCTTGTAAAACAAATAATCCATTTCTTACAAATTAGTTTGGATACAGAAGTAGAAAAATGCtgatataaagaaaataaagataaggTTCCTACATTATATAAAGTGCCTTTAAATGCATGcctgtaaaaaatgttaaaagccCAAAGATTATGTAATTGCTGTTATAGGCTGTTATAGGCATTAACAAAATGAGCCAActaaatagtaataaaaatcaaatgCTAGTAAAAGATGAggtaaaaatgccaaaaacaataaaatatatcaaagaTTGTAAttgcacacattcatttaaGTGAAGTTTTGGATGAACCATGCTGTAAAGAAGATGCATAGTCATGCTTACATAGCAGGTTATGTAACCATGTTATGCTGTTTGCAGGAGCTCTCCCTGAGGGTGACGGTGGCAGAGGCCACAGATGACGGTAGGGGCGAGAACCTGGGTCACGTGATCATCGGCCCAGAGGCCAGCGGGATGGGGATCACCCACTGGAACCAGATGCTCGCCACTCTGAGGAAGCCTGTGTCCATGTGGCACCCTCTGCGCAGGATCTAGTCCTATCGACTCTCGCACATACCCGACCTGTTTCAAGTTAAACACTTGCTTCTTCACGTTCCTTTCTCCTCCCCACTTGCCATGCTCAAATCTATGGCACTGTTTTAGTAAAACAGAGTTTACATTGTGGTCCACAGGAGGATACTGCATGTGGTCTGTGTCACCTTCGTGGCACAACAGCCAGCATGCAACACATTGAAGTAAAAACCATATCATCATATAAAGGTGAGGAATTTGATAAGCCAGTGTTTGACCCTGAACTGGGTTTATTATTGATCCCAGATCTATTATTTGGCTTCATTCTGTCTCTGCATTATGGGTGAGGGTGGTGTTTATGAATAAGCAGTCCCATTTCTGAAATTACCCAATTCACCTACTAAAAGTAACTGATGAGattttaaaggatatggctggtaattttcatttttttcttattgtcaactaatctcatgtgcagagccaaaccaacaatgaactggtTGTACTTATAAGTATATTCTGTGTATCCAGAGCCTGATAtattgtattcctctgtgcagTAGACCTCCATTGATTTccaaagtcatttaaaaaacacatcagtgatcTATACCATTGTTTTGGGCATGACATGTTCCTTCTCCCTGAAGACAACGGCAACTATAGTTGGTTTAGAAATGGCTAAAAAGAGTAATAACGGCTGCCACATTTTCAGTCCGAGGAAGCTCTCTAACAATGCCCTGTAATTGGAACTGCATTCCTCAGCATGTGCAGTGGTGCCTGCTGTACAATAAACTactaaaaatgtagaaaatcaccagccttatcctttaaatggTGTGGTTCCTACATTTCTATCTCGTCCACTTGGCTTTAGAATCGTGCTGAAAAATGATTCTCTGCTCCAACAACAGCAAAGGAAACATGAATGTGTGGACATTTTTCCTTTCTCAAAAGTAATGAAATCAGAAGTATCAGTTTGGACTTCGCAGTGCATTTGAATTGAGCCCTGCCCTTGCGGGTGTGACCCCCCCTTTCTGCATGGTGCCTACTCTGGTTGTAGCCTATTATAGCGTCTAGAGAATGACCGACTGGACGGAGGGGTGAAATCACTTCTCTTTCAGGAAAACACTCATTTGTCGTTGATTGCGCCTCCGTGATTGATTTTGTAGCGGTTTTAGAGGAGTTGAGTTAGCTCTATTGGTTTTGCTTGTGTAATTTAACAGTGTGACTGACAAATAATAAAGGTTTTGGTATGTTCAGTATTTATTgtgcttttgaaaaaaaaatccaggtaCTCTTATCCAGGTGAAATAATTGTAATTTGTAGCACTTGTTACAGGGTGGCCAAAACAGATGTAATCAGCATATTAATATCATGTTAAACTCTTTTATTTTTACCATAATTAATGCAATGCAGGTTGCATACGCTTAACTAACAGTATAAATAGTGTACAACAACATTCTTCTTGTTGCCAttattttctcttctaaatTCTGGGTGcaaagtcatgtttttcagCATATTACACTTTAATAAAACATCCCAGTTCATTTATACCTAATTCTATATTAAACTCCAATATTGTTGCTGGTCAATTAACTACTATTAAAACACCTCTGGGAATTTAACATGTGATGTAATGTATACTAACCCCTTTAAAAGGGTTTACAGTTCCTTTTATGTTACAGGAAACACCTTGACATTCTGAATGTGCAGACTTCTCGTTAGCATTAAAGACGTTTCTCTAATAGGTACCTCTTTGCAGCTGGAATGTGAATGGTAATATTGCTAACAAGCAGTTTTTTGGTTAAAATTAAGATAATGTGACAAGGGTCAAAGCCAGAATGTCAAGGTGGCTTTTTATCTGTCTGAGATATTCTCTATGACATTGTGCAATAGTGCTGTTTTGTTGTAACTTTTGAATGTGACTTATCATGTGAAATATCTGCTAACTAAAAGCATCATCAGCCTTATGCATTGTTGTGcattccttcttctttttccaagAAGAACCTACTCTATGTTTTTGGTCAACCTCCAGCTGCATTCCTCACCTCACATTTAAAGTCAGTCCAAAAATAATACACCTGTGGTCatacaataaacaacatttcCTACTGTGCCAAATAATGAAgcaatattttcatttacaatCAGCATTTGCATTTGATTCAACAAAGTTGTAGCCTACATTCAACCATGCATGAAGTTATTTAGCACTTGATGTGAATGTGCCTCAAAATTACAGTGTATTGTGTGAATGCTGTTTGAAATAAAAGCAATTCAACAGTAACAGTCTGACTtcttgtttatcttgtttgaATGAGCTTGAATTACAGGGCTGGTTTTTGCAGACAACTGTTGCTGTGAGATATGGTATACAGTTGGAGATATCCtctgtaaaaacactgacagcttGATTAAATATTACACCCCAGCTCAAAGAATTAACACCACCAAgaactaaaactaaatgttaaaaactgtcCCTCACTCCTAAATCCAACCCTGGTCACAACTCACCCAAAGTTATTCTGCATTATTTAATTGCAATAGAAGATCTTTGCTTTTGTGAGACGATCTttgcttttgttattttttccccctgatgtctcaaaagtaggtcagtttcctcccagcagccaatcagaggagaggGGTGCTGGAGGGGGCGGGACCTCGTCGAGCAAAAGTCCAGGAAGAAATCTCCAGGAATCGGGACAGTATCGTTATTTCCTCCACAGTATCTTCTCATCCGTCACACCAGCGTTGACCTGTCGAGATGGCTGAAAACAGAGATAAAGCTACCGATCAAATGAAGACATGGAAGGCGAATAGAAGCTCTCAGGTCTGTATTTGAAGTGCTTTGGTGCTGCGCAGCTCTGTCTTGGGAGAAATGGGTGAGAGGTCGTTTGGGGTAACAAGCTAATGTTAACAGCCTAACACAACAAAAGCTAGCTGGTCCGGAAAACACCGAAATCTAAACATGCAAACGTGCAAATACATGTTGAACTACTTCACGCTACTGTAAACAAGGTTATTTAGCTTATTTTTGATCGTTTGTGCTCGTTGTTTTTGCGCTCACTAGCAAACATGCTTGTTTGCTAATGTTGCAGGTTAAACTCGCCTCTGTCGAAGAAGTCAAATAGCATCTATCAATAAGTGGTCACCAGCTgtttttaagaccttttaaGTCACAGTATGAACGCAAATGGTTTCAATGTCCTGGGAGGCAATGTTTGAAGTAGGTCATTCTCCAGAGGCATGCATTGTGATTGAACTTCAACCCTGTCTGTTATATAACCACAGCATATCAGAGCAAATAGTCACTATCACCTATTGTAACCCTTATTTAAGCCCACGTCCCTGCAAACACTCACTGCATGACAGCTTGGATTTTGCAATGCCtaatgtgtattattattataattattgttccCTTTGCAGAAGTGCAGGTTTCCACAGTAGTCTGTATGTTGTGACAATACACATGCAATAAACAATGAATAGGAAACAATCATATTTTGGAAATGTACAGGATATAGCAAATATGTGCTTGTTTCAACCTCTTACATGTGAGGTTAttgcagtttgtttgtgtttctttattattgtaACATGACACTGCGctgtctcttttttattgttttgacattttgtagactaaataattaatcagtagatcaaaaataataattattgacAGATTTATCACTTATGAAAATACTTGTAGATTACAGTTATATTAAACAAAGAATTGGGGCTCTCTGAAGTTGGCCCCACATAGGTTGCATATCTTGCATAAGTGAATCTATGTGGTTTTATAACGTGGGTGTTGTTTGCAACAGAGGCCAGACACACTGACCACAGGTGCCGGCCATCCCATTGGAGACAAGCTCAACCTGCAGACTGCAGGGCCGAGGGGACCGCTGCTGGTTCAGGATGTGGTCTTCACAGATGAGATGGCCCACTTTGACCGGGAACGAATCCCAGAAAGAGTGGTGCATGCCAAGGGAGCAGGTGAGCCCTAAGCAGTGATCTGTGTTCATCCTTTACCATAACATCACAGTGTCTGACTAGTAATTTTCAAATCTGCTTTCTAGCTTTTTTGGATTTTTACCAAATCTCAGTCACGAGTGATACAGTCGAGATAATTTTGTCACAgcataatgtttgtgttttttttaaccattttttaaaaacatgatataATATTCAGACCTATTCTTGATATTGGAAAGAGCTCAAACCTATGTGCAGATACAACAAATTACATTGGTGCACCTTTAGCTACATTATCTGCCAAAGTCAACAGAAGTGACAGcctaaaaactataaaaacagacaaaaagcaaATGGAGGCCGTTCTTGTTTTTCAGAATTAGCTCCCGGCCAATGCTAATCTCTGAAAGCTTTACATATCAAGGTCAGAAACTGTGAGGCAGATATTCAACAAGTTGTGTTTGTTGGCCTGGACACCCCCCAGTTAGTCTGAGCAGTTTCCTTCAAATATGTGAACCAAACAAAGACAAgtcttactttttttccccttgctGACGCAGGTGCATTTGGATACTTTGAGGTGACTCATGACATCAGTCGCTACTGCAAGGCCAAGGTGTTTGAGCATGTCGGCAAGACTACACCAATTGCTGTCCGCTTCTCCACTGTTGGTAAGAACCATGGGATGTGTGTACATATGAGTTAGACCTCAGGGTctgtattgttattgttgtttacagattgttttgataaaatggaaataaataattgaGATTTCTTTTATTACAACAGAGTTTTCCCCTGGATTTTATGTCACCTCAAAATTTGTATTATTGATTTACACCTCTAACCTTTACACCTTTTTGTCATGGATAAAGTGGCTTCCACAGATGTTTTCACTGCTCTACACACTGTCAGTTTtaccataaacaaacaaaccctgtCATAGGAGAATACATGTGCCACTTAAAAACATAGTGAATTGGCAGTTTCTACTCAGGCTACTCTTCACAGAACTGTCAAAACAAAATTTATGACATAAGATAAGTAGCACGTAATTTGAGAACTTCTAAAATGTGGTATAAGTTGTaaatgatatgttttttttaattagtataGTATTTATGTAAGTAGTATCAACTAAGTAAAAATACTTTTGATATAATTAAGAGACTCGTCGTCTGAGTATTGACGACTTTGGAAGTTGTTACTTTCATGAACTTTGCACCACACTGGTTATCTGTCTTAAACAGGTGGGCTGTGCCCCAAGTGTTTTGATTGGCATACATATTTGCAGATAGTTAAGGAGTATTGGTAGCTTAAGAAGCCGTGATGCACTGCTCAAAACTTAAAGCTACACTGGTAAGGGTGTTTTGTAAAATTGCACTCATTTACTAGCTGAGAACCCAACTACAAAGACCACCACTTCCCCTCTAACCCAGACTTAAATGTTAGCTTTTGCTGATCTGATAAACGAGCCTCAAAATTAATTATGGAGCTGAAACAACAGATTTTTCATGATCAAATATTTCACTAATTTATGAGTAAAATGTtataatgtgcattttattcCAGCTGGGGAATCAGGATCAGCAGACACAGTGCGAGACCCTAGAGGCTTTGCAGTCAAGTTTTACACTGATGAAGGCAACTGGGacctaacaggaaacaacacccCCATTTTTTTCATCAGAGATGCCATGCTGGTGAGTGGGTGTATGTGATGTATGAGCCAGGATTGGTTTAGTAGTGAAGGGCCACAATATTATTGAAGAACAGTGTGGCGGTACCAATTCTCCAGGCTTCTGCTGATTGGGAAGAAGCCTGAGAACTACTTTTTCCAAccatattaaaaaacaatacaaacagaaTATTTACTTGGAGGAACCACCTCAAAATGTAAGATGTGGCCCTAGTACTAAACAAATGCCTCCTCGATATGTGTATAAAGGATTgggtttttattgtatttgtataaaaACACCACAATACAACTTCCACACATTAGGCAAGCAAAAGGCTTGCACAAATAGCACTGAGATCTGCCTAAAGCAGGTATCTTGGTTGTGAGCTTTTTTGTCAGTGTTAGCCAGGCTCCAGAATGCCCAAAGTTCCCTGTGCAAAAGACAGCAAAAAAGACTTGAAAGAAGATGTTGGCTGACaatatgtgtttaaatgaagtCTGCAGTGAATTCAGACTGCCCTGAGTGTGCACTTTCTCACCTCTCTTAAACCCCAGAAAAAGGGTGTTGTCACATCCTGATTGGTCAAGCAGGGAAAGCACACTGCTACTCTTAATTACTATGCGGGAACCAGTCCCCACACCCTGTGCAACATGTGATCCGAATAACCCCTCAATCAACCCAGAGGGATTAGACATTCAGCTGCACCTCTATTCCATAAAGgcccatgtggctgcaggttttcattccaaccaagaaGCAGCACACCAGGCTTGCTTCAATCACTCATAATCAACATAGTTCAGTCTtgagacagttgattggtcaaattgtgtgctcttgattggttggaacaaaaacctgcaggcacacagctttttatggaatagtttggacatgcctgagcTACATGAATCCGAAACAGGGAACTGATAGCAAGTCCCAGGAACAAGTCACTGCTACCAAACTCTTTTctcaaacatgcaaataaatataaatgtgtttatattttttttaattaattacatcaGTCATAATAAGCTATTAAATGAACAACAGTTTATTGtatttcaaaaaacaaacagaaacaaaatgtgtaattcCTTCTGCAACATGAATATGATCAGAAACATATTTCCAAGTTTCATAAGTATAGAAAGCATTGCATTGACCTGTGGCTTTTATCCCATGTAGTTCCCGTCCTTCATCCACTCCCAGAAGCGCAATCCCCAAACCCACATGAAAGACCCGGACATGGTTTGGGACTTCTGGAGTCTGAGGCCTGAGAGTCTGCATCAGGTAACTGCTACTTAGCTTAAGGCTTTTGTTAAGACAGACAGGTTGAGAGTGAAATATAAGTTGtattgtgtttcagtgtattGTTGCATGACATAATTTTGTGTCTTCTGTCCCATATCTCCTGTGTAGGTGTCCTTCCTGTTCAGCGATCGAGGTTTGCCAGATGGCTACCGTTTCATGAATGGCTACGGCTCTCATACCTTCAAACTGGTAAATGCTAGTGGAGAGCGTTTCTACTGCAAGTTCCACTACAAGGTTTGTTTGAGCCTGGGTTTCTTCCTTATTTCACCCTTATGTCACATTACAAATGTACTCCTTGGTATTGAAACATTGCTTACTTATGCCTTATGTCATACTTTTTTAGACTGATCAAGGAATAAAGAATCTGCCAGTGGATGAGGCAGGACGCCTGGCTTCCACCAACCCAGATTATGCTATTGGAGACCTGTTCAACGCCATTGCCAATGGCAACTTCCCGTCCTGGACCTTCTTCATACAGGTCATGACCTTTGAGCAGGCTGAGAAGTTCCAGTTCAATCCCTTCGACCTTACCAAGGTACTGCATCCCTCCACAGTGCAACAAACTGCACTGTACACTTCACTCACGTAGTTTTTGCCAAAGTGTCTGTCATTGTAATAGGATTTTTTTAAGATACTTTAGACCAAATTACACTTGTTAATATTACCAAGTAAGTAATAACTAAGTGAACACCATTAAAGTTAAAGCTGTCCTGTAAATGAATTACCAACACAGATAAAGGGTTTTTATCACCGTATTGCAGTTAcctaataaacaaaaatgttcacatcCATATCTTTATTGTGTTACGTGTTAGTTCCCTCATTCATGAGTTGATAGGGGGCAGTTGTAAAATGTGCATTAGGAGAACTTAAACATGGCAGAATTAATTGTATATCTCTTTACTTTGGATTGTGATCATAACTCTCTGCTTAGTTATAATTTACGTTCCAGTGAATAAAAGCAATGTGCATGCATGTCATGTTTAGTCCCCAACATGAGATTTCTACTTTTGAATGTttacacaaatatgaaatgatgTGATGTTGAGAAAGGTCTTGGGTACATAGCACATACTTGGATGTTGGATCTTGGATGTATCAGTTCTTTGTTCCGCCCATCCAGCAGTAGGTGTCAATATACTTCAGCTGATGGAGTTTTCTTATGCAGGTTTGGTCACATAAAGAATATCCATTGATCCCTGTGGGGAAAATGGTACTCAACAGAAACCCAGTCAACTACTTTGCAGAGGTTGAGCAGCTGGCCTTTGACCCCAGTAACATGCCACCAGGCATTGAGCCCAGCCCTGACAAGATGCTGCAGGTAACCAACAGTATAGTATCACTTGATTGATTATCTgtcaaagaaaacataaataaatcattgaatTGCATGCTATGTTTTATTG from Scomber scombrus chromosome 6, fScoSco1.1, whole genome shotgun sequence includes these protein-coding regions:
- the cat gene encoding catalase; translated protein: MAENRDKATDQMKTWKANRSSQRPDTLTTGAGHPIGDKLNLQTAGPRGPLLVQDVVFTDEMAHFDRERIPERVVHAKGAGAFGYFEVTHDISRYCKAKVFEHVGKTTPIAVRFSTVAGESGSADTVRDPRGFAVKFYTDEGNWDLTGNNTPIFFIRDAMLFPSFIHSQKRNPQTHMKDPDMVWDFWSLRPESLHQVSFLFSDRGLPDGYRFMNGYGSHTFKLVNASGERFYCKFHYKTDQGIKNLPVDEAGRLASTNPDYAIGDLFNAIANGNFPSWTFFIQVMTFEQAEKFQFNPFDLTKVWSHKEYPLIPVGKMVLNRNPVNYFAEVEQLAFDPSNMPPGIEPSPDKMLQGRLFSYPDTHRHRLGANYLQLPVNCPFRARVANYQRDGPMCMFDNQGGAPNYFPNSFSAPETQPRFMESKFQMSGDVARYNSSDDDNVTQVCEFYTQVLNEDERQRLCQNMAGALKGAQLFIQKRMVENLKAIHQDYGNRVQALLNKYNAETPKNTPVHVYSRPGASTIAASSKM
- the syt12 gene encoding synaptotagmin-12 is translated as MSSAQSGDISGYHLSVVRNPPGWEVGIYLVGFFVLLCVAGINIWKLWKSGTFPTPSPFPNFDYRYLQEKYGNSFSEVRQKRVAANNHRRASTASSRKPSLALGDTPDVFRDLGHLELMSRELDPTGMAQLNRSMSTDSLSSISSIANNFGHDFTVGQLEVTLEFEQSRLSAQGPGMLHINLHQGKDLLEREEGDFPGCFIRVSLGQDELNIGVTRVQRNAYTVLFDERFSIPLDLASLDECSLRFAAFGIDADERNISAGVADLKMSDLDLTIRPFNAWLYLQDVNKSVDAVGEILLSLSYLPTAERLTVVVAKCKNLVWTNSKNTADPFVKVYLLQDGKKISKKKTSTKRDDINPIFNEAMIFSVPSLVLQELSLRVTVAEATDDGRGENLGHVIIGPEASGMGITHWNQMLATLRKPVSMWHPLRRI